From the Acidovorax carolinensis genome, one window contains:
- the hscB gene encoding Fe-S protein assembly co-chaperone HscB, translating into MNLQSDDFELFGVPQRFAQDRAALDARWKELQREAHPDKFAAQGAAAQRVAMQWSVRINEAYQRLKDPMRRAAYLCELHGAPIQAEDNTAMPAAFLMQQMEWRESLEEAQSAAELDALDDGVQQAQSQALALCGQLIDQQGDYAAAAKQVRALMFIARFADDIERRRDQLGQ; encoded by the coding sequence ATGAATCTGCAATCTGACGACTTTGAGCTGTTTGGCGTGCCGCAACGTTTCGCCCAGGACAGGGCGGCACTGGATGCGCGCTGGAAAGAACTGCAGCGCGAAGCGCACCCCGATAAATTTGCAGCCCAGGGCGCTGCCGCCCAGCGCGTGGCCATGCAGTGGTCGGTGCGCATCAACGAGGCCTACCAGCGCCTGAAAGACCCGATGCGCCGCGCCGCCTACCTGTGCGAACTGCATGGCGCGCCCATCCAGGCCGAGGACAACACCGCCATGCCCGCAGCCTTTCTGATGCAGCAGATGGAGTGGCGCGAATCGCTGGAAGAGGCGCAGTCAGCCGCCGAACTGGACGCGCTGGACGATGGCGTTCAGCAGGCCCAAAGCCAGGCATTGGCACTTTGCGGGCAACTGATCGACCAGCAGGGCGATTACGCGGCTGCTGCAAAACAGGTCAGAGCCCTCATGTTCATTGCGCGATTTGCCGACGATATCGAGCGTCGCCGGGATCAACTGGGACAATAG